Proteins encoded together in one Vicinamibacterales bacterium window:
- a CDS encoding VTT domain-containing protein, producing the protein MELIQEFFKTIYNVPLLIRLVGLYGMIFIVFAETGLMVGFFLPGDSLLVTAGLFAARGDLDIYTLIITLIVAAIVGDATGYYLGHKAGQALYNRPNSFFFRREHLLRTHEFYERHGGKTIIIARFMPIARTFAPVVAGAAGMTYRRFAAFNIVGGILWVPSMCLTGFFLGRAIPDLEKRIHLLVAAVIFLSLLPGIIAWLRSRVASGAK; encoded by the coding sequence GTGGAGCTGATCCAGGAGTTCTTCAAGACGATCTACAACGTCCCGCTACTGATCCGGCTCGTCGGACTCTACGGGATGATCTTCATCGTCTTTGCCGAGACCGGGCTGATGGTCGGGTTCTTCCTGCCAGGCGACTCGCTGCTCGTCACGGCAGGACTGTTCGCGGCTCGGGGTGACCTCGACATCTACACGCTCATCATCACCCTGATCGTGGCCGCCATTGTCGGCGACGCCACCGGATACTACCTCGGCCACAAGGCCGGCCAGGCCTTGTACAACCGGCCCAACTCGTTCTTCTTCCGCCGCGAGCACCTGCTCCGTACGCATGAGTTCTACGAGCGTCACGGCGGAAAGACGATCATCATCGCCCGCTTCATGCCGATCGCACGGACGTTCGCCCCGGTGGTCGCCGGCGCCGCCGGCATGACCTACCGTCGCTTCGCCGCGTTCAACATCGTCGGCGGGATCCTCTGGGTCCCGTCGATGTGCCTCACCGGGTTCTTCCTCGGCCGCGCCATCCCCGATCTCGAGAAGCGGATTCACCTCCTCGTCGCGGCCGTCATCTTCCTGTCGCTACTGCCGGGAATCATCGCGTGGCTGCGGTCGAGAGTCGCGAGCGGGGCGAAGTAG
- the msrP gene encoding protein-methionine-sulfoxide reductase catalytic subunit MsrP has protein sequence MLIRTVAEIPESEITDRALYVRRREFLQRVGLATIGLAAGGLELDAQSDGSRPPRLSGVRKGSFGTTEALTPYDAVTGYNNFYEFGTDKASPSRTAGQLKTNPWTVTVDGECNRPGDYHVEDLLKPHALEERVYRMRCVEGWSMVIPWVGVPLGDILKRHEPTSRASFVEFTTLHDPRQMPGQRDRVLNWPYVEGLRLDEAMHPLTILAVGVYGVALPNQNGAPLRLVVPWKYGFKGIKSIVRIRFVDQQPKTAWQQYSSREYGFYSNVNPEVDHPRWSQASERRLGEFFKRKTLMFNGYADQVSSLYAGMDLRKNF, from the coding sequence ATGCTCATCCGAACGGTCGCCGAGATTCCCGAATCCGAGATCACCGACCGCGCGCTCTACGTTCGCCGGCGCGAGTTCCTGCAGCGCGTGGGACTGGCGACGATTGGCCTTGCCGCCGGAGGGCTCGAACTCGACGCGCAGTCCGACGGGTCACGGCCGCCGAGGCTCAGCGGGGTTCGAAAGGGCTCCTTCGGAACCACCGAAGCGCTGACGCCCTACGACGCTGTGACCGGCTACAACAACTTCTACGAGTTCGGGACGGACAAGGCATCCCCGTCGAGGACAGCCGGTCAGTTGAAGACCAACCCATGGACCGTTACGGTGGACGGCGAGTGCAACCGGCCTGGTGACTACCACGTCGAAGATCTGCTCAAGCCGCATGCCCTCGAGGAGCGGGTGTACCGCATGCGCTGCGTTGAGGGTTGGTCGATGGTGATTCCCTGGGTGGGGGTCCCGCTCGGGGACATCCTCAAGCGCCATGAGCCGACTTCGCGCGCCAGTTTTGTCGAGTTCACGACGCTGCACGACCCTCGGCAGATGCCTGGCCAGCGTGATCGGGTGCTCAACTGGCCGTATGTCGAAGGGCTTCGACTCGATGAAGCGATGCACCCCCTGACGATTCTCGCTGTTGGCGTGTACGGCGTGGCGCTTCCAAACCAGAACGGCGCGCCCCTGCGCCTGGTGGTGCCGTGGAAGTACGGCTTCAAAGGGATTAAGTCGATCGTCCGGATCCGGTTCGTCGACCAGCAGCCCAAGACGGCCTGGCAGCAGTACAGCTCCCGCGAGTACGGGTTCTACTCCAATGTGAACCCGGAGGTCGACCACCCCCGATGGAGCCAGGCGAGCGAACGTCGGCTTGGTGAGTTCTTCAAGCGGAAAACGCTGATGTTCAACGGCTACGCAGACCAGGTATCCAGCCTGTACGCGGGCATGGATCTCAGGAAGAACTTCTAG
- a CDS encoding DUF2461 domain-containing protein, translating to MNTARLPAPRFTPRTLSFLRSLKRHNDRAWFAEHRDAYERDVRGPMTALVEQLAIDLPRYSPELAASPRSSLYRIYRDTRFSGDKSPFKTQVGAIFPHRDLPRHRGAGLYLEIGPAHTMIAGGIYAPETSDLHALRQHIADNHRRFRALVDSPGFLRAVGPVNGDALKRVPRGFPADHAAAEYLKLRQFLFGRTYPAAFALGPRFYQQVLALFERMAPVIRFLNEPLVAQLALRDPLITR from the coding sequence ATGAACACTGCACGCCTGCCTGCGCCTCGTTTCACGCCGCGCACATTGTCGTTTCTGCGGTCGCTGAAGCGTCACAACGACCGTGCCTGGTTTGCCGAGCATCGTGACGCGTATGAGCGGGACGTCCGGGGACCCATGACGGCCCTGGTCGAGCAGCTCGCGATCGACCTGCCACGCTATTCGCCGGAACTCGCCGCCTCGCCGCGGTCCTCGCTCTACCGGATCTACAGGGACACCCGGTTCTCCGGGGACAAGTCCCCGTTCAAGACCCAGGTGGGCGCCATCTTCCCGCACCGGGACCTGCCGCGCCATCGTGGCGCAGGCCTCTACCTGGAGATTGGTCCGGCCCACACGATGATTGCGGGCGGCATCTACGCGCCAGAGACGTCGGACCTGCATGCGCTGCGTCAGCACATCGCCGACAACCATCGCCGATTCCGGGCGCTCGTCGACTCCCCGGGATTTCTGCGCGCGGTCGGACCGGTGAACGGCGATGCGCTGAAGCGCGTTCCGCGCGGCTTCCCGGCCGATCATGCGGCCGCAGAGTACTTGAAGCTCCGACAGTTCCTGTTCGGCCGAACCTATCCCGCCGCATTCGCGCTCGGACCTCGGTTCTATCAACAGGTGCTGGCGTTATTCGAGCGGATGGCTCCGGTGATTCGCTTCCTGAACGAACCGCTCGTCGCTCAACTGGCGCTCCGTGATCCGCTGATCACGCGCTGA
- a CDS encoding MG2 domain-containing protein — protein MTIPPVLRRGSFPVVLIALLVSSGPATAQTEAADTRPAFSLSSGHIATTRERPEVALLFRRVRSLDFRVYRVQDPLKFFAGLRDPHVLGSEAPIVAQEQTVLERIARWKADQRDAVLTFLRRQLSHDYRQKRRETAARAQIALRQPIDVRQFSQVPVLNSSQLVTSWRELLPLVRETEARSIPLDIKGEGVYVVEAVSAPFKAYTVVIVSDLGLVTKSSPGQLVMFAANRFTGEPASGCEAQVLASRQVVATGTTGADGTYEAAVPDAKPEDVVAIARCGQQVAATDPGGWFFQEHTRDLAGWVYTDKPIYRPGHTVNIKGVLRWRRGDALVPFDRPQVEVTVADPNDKVLLRQTAFVDEFGAVLASFPVPRGAALGYYAIHINSQDDEAIGSFEVQEYRKPDFEVIVRPAARFALQGAKAVATVTARYYFGQPVANGIVKYSIHRQPYYSPLRWSDEGDDEPGRDQWWFGGEEDRQGTARLNEQGTADISVPLDVNDKGHDYSVRIDARVTDASSREVSGNTIVHATYGRFMLVARADNYVYRPGAQATLTVKALDYVGAEQPTTKVTVALERLRYDQGRWERPTPTGVAEGSVTTDAGGVATWTVALPKEPGDYQLKAEAQSEGRVISDAAWAYVSGRATDRDLGDGDRELELVTDKKSYLPGDVAHLSIRGEAKSAAVLLTKEGRSVSWRQVLRPFPVGSIDVPITDADIGDIYVNLAFLKDDRLFRAEKRLKVPASARQLTVTLAADQAVAKPRQTAGFTVKVVDSSGQPVRAQISLGVIDEAVYGVKPDSTTDPLRFFYRREYSRVGTQFSREYSFTGFSGTQQLMLAQRRRPMTLADFKGDRPAQPQVRKEFPDAIFWIGNLVTGADGTARVQLAYPDSLTTWRLTARVVTRDTLVGTTVARTTVTKDLIVRVVTPRYLTEGDEVAIPTIVHNYLPAAKSVTVSMKAVGVANAPGQSEVLQPQTVDIVQGGEYRQDWRFVSNRVGTAVFTGTATTDADSDAVELSIPVLPFGLKRQLGAAGSMAGDAERSTQLSIPATANPGARSIRVSLAPSLAGPLLGALDFLTSYPYGCTEQTLSSFLPNLLVTRALEQLKIAPTERLQSLDRQVSEGLKRLYDYQHEDGGWGWWKTDENHPFMTAYALYGLIEARRAGFKVDEWRLRNGTQALQRLFAEYPKAVPDLKSYMAYVLTLASTAGQREPQERERGAGARQSLEAAWTARDRMSAYGQALLLLSLDATKDPRASQVADTLYASAEKKGDLVWWTVDRDPLLDDYGDTSVEATAFVVKALVARDARSPLLEPAVRWLLLNRNYGAWWSSTKQTAMVLYGLLDFMKARSEGAANTTVEVVVNGTSLGSRTFTAASLTAPDPVVLTGPANAGTNTVVLRKKGGGTIYWSASAEYFDTAGPFERTGSRKLAIVRKYFSLAPVKTARGIVYRETPFTGQAQPGDLLLVRVNAAGSADWRYLMIEDPLPAGVEAIQQRSLYALERPLQFWDGSRREYRDDRVVFFQESFSAGHYEYVYLLKVTTPGTFRAMPAQISAMYVPGATASSEPQTLIVTPEASRPAGPSE, from the coding sequence ATGACCATTCCGCCCGTGCTCCGACGCGGATCGTTCCCGGTTGTCCTGATCGCGCTCCTGGTCTCGTCTGGTCCGGCGACCGCGCAGACCGAAGCGGCCGATACCCGCCCGGCGTTCTCGCTCTCGAGCGGCCACATCGCCACGACCAGGGAGAGGCCCGAAGTGGCGCTTCTCTTCCGACGCGTGCGGTCGCTCGACTTTCGCGTCTACCGGGTGCAGGACCCCCTCAAGTTCTTCGCAGGCCTGCGCGACCCGCACGTGCTCGGCAGTGAGGCGCCAATTGTCGCGCAGGAACAGACGGTGCTCGAGCGAATCGCGCGATGGAAGGCCGATCAGCGGGATGCCGTCCTGACATTCCTTCGCCGACAACTCAGCCACGACTACCGCCAGAAGAGACGCGAGACGGCTGCGCGGGCGCAGATTGCGCTTCGTCAGCCGATCGACGTCCGTCAGTTCTCCCAGGTTCCGGTCCTGAACTCGTCGCAACTGGTGACGTCGTGGCGGGAGTTGCTGCCCCTTGTTCGCGAAACCGAGGCCCGCAGCATCCCGCTCGACATCAAGGGTGAGGGCGTCTACGTCGTCGAGGCCGTGAGCGCGCCCTTCAAGGCCTACACCGTCGTGATCGTCTCCGATCTGGGCCTGGTCACGAAATCGTCGCCCGGGCAGTTGGTGATGTTCGCGGCAAATCGTTTCACCGGCGAACCGGCCTCCGGCTGCGAGGCCCAGGTCCTCGCCAGCCGCCAGGTGGTCGCAACCGGCACCACTGGTGCGGACGGAACCTACGAGGCCGCTGTGCCCGACGCGAAGCCGGAAGACGTCGTGGCCATCGCGCGCTGCGGGCAGCAGGTCGCAGCCACCGACCCGGGCGGCTGGTTCTTCCAGGAGCACACGCGCGACCTCGCGGGCTGGGTCTACACCGACAAGCCAATCTACCGGCCGGGCCACACGGTCAACATCAAGGGCGTCCTGCGCTGGCGCCGGGGGGACGCGCTCGTTCCGTTTGATCGCCCACAGGTCGAGGTCACGGTCGCCGATCCGAACGACAAGGTGCTGCTGCGCCAGACGGCGTTTGTGGACGAATTCGGCGCGGTGCTGGCGTCGTTTCCGGTCCCGCGCGGGGCCGCGCTCGGCTACTACGCCATTCACATCAACAGCCAGGACGACGAAGCCATTGGCAGTTTCGAGGTCCAGGAGTACCGAAAACCGGACTTCGAAGTGATCGTCAGACCCGCCGCCCGGTTCGCGCTCCAGGGCGCGAAGGCGGTCGCCACGGTGACGGCCAGGTACTACTTCGGACAGCCGGTGGCCAACGGCATCGTGAAATACAGCATTCATCGACAGCCCTATTACTCTCCGCTCCGCTGGTCGGATGAAGGCGACGACGAGCCGGGCCGCGATCAGTGGTGGTTTGGGGGTGAGGAGGACCGTCAGGGCACCGCGCGGCTCAACGAGCAAGGCACGGCAGACATCTCGGTGCCGCTCGATGTCAATGACAAGGGGCACGACTATTCAGTGCGGATCGACGCGCGGGTGACCGATGCCAGCAGCCGAGAGGTGTCTGGCAACACCATCGTCCACGCAACCTATGGGCGGTTCATGCTCGTCGCGCGGGCCGACAACTACGTCTATCGTCCCGGCGCTCAGGCCACGCTGACCGTGAAGGCCCTGGACTACGTGGGCGCCGAGCAGCCGACGACCAAGGTCACCGTGGCACTGGAGCGACTCAGGTACGACCAGGGCCGATGGGAGCGGCCGACGCCGACGGGCGTCGCGGAAGGATCTGTGACGACCGATGCCGGCGGCGTGGCCACGTGGACGGTCGCGCTACCGAAGGAGCCGGGCGACTATCAGCTCAAGGCCGAGGCGCAATCGGAGGGACGCGTCATCTCGGATGCCGCATGGGCCTATGTCAGCGGCCGGGCGACAGATCGGGATCTGGGAGACGGCGATCGGGAACTCGAGCTGGTGACCGACAAGAAGAGCTACCTGCCGGGTGATGTCGCGCACCTGAGCATCAGGGGCGAGGCGAAGAGCGCGGCGGTGCTCCTGACCAAGGAGGGGCGCAGCGTGTCGTGGCGCCAGGTGCTTCGGCCATTTCCCGTGGGCTCGATCGACGTCCCGATTACGGATGCGGACATCGGGGACATCTATGTCAACCTCGCCTTCCTGAAGGACGACCGCCTGTTCCGCGCAGAGAAGCGCCTGAAAGTCCCGGCGTCCGCACGGCAGTTGACCGTGACACTTGCCGCGGACCAGGCCGTGGCCAAGCCCCGACAGACTGCCGGCTTCACCGTGAAGGTCGTCGACTCGTCCGGGCAACCCGTCCGAGCTCAAATCAGCCTGGGCGTCATCGACGAAGCGGTCTACGGCGTCAAGCCCGACTCGACGACCGACCCGCTGCGTTTCTTCTACCGGCGTGAGTACAGCCGCGTTGGAACCCAGTTCTCTCGAGAGTATTCCTTCACGGGCTTTTCCGGCACGCAACAGCTCATGCTCGCGCAGCGGCGGCGCCCGATGACGCTCGCCGACTTCAAGGGCGACCGCCCCGCGCAGCCGCAGGTCAGGAAGGAGTTCCCGGATGCCATCTTCTGGATTGGCAACCTCGTCACCGGCGCCGACGGGACGGCCCGCGTGCAGCTCGCGTACCCGGACTCGCTGACCACATGGCGCCTGACCGCACGTGTCGTCACGCGCGATACGCTCGTCGGTACCACCGTGGCGAGGACCACGGTGACCAAGGATCTGATAGTGCGGGTCGTCACACCGCGGTATCTGACCGAAGGTGACGAGGTGGCCATCCCGACGATCGTCCACAACTACCTGCCGGCCGCGAAATCGGTCACCGTGTCGATGAAGGCGGTCGGGGTCGCCAATGCCCCTGGACAGTCGGAGGTGCTGCAGCCGCAGACCGTGGACATCGTCCAGGGCGGTGAGTACAGGCAGGACTGGCGTTTCGTCTCGAACCGCGTCGGCACTGCGGTGTTCACCGGCACGGCCACCACCGACGCCGACAGTGACGCGGTGGAACTGTCGATTCCCGTCCTGCCGTTCGGCCTGAAGCGCCAACTCGGCGCCGCCGGCTCGATGGCTGGTGACGCCGAACGAAGCACGCAGCTGTCGATCCCCGCCACGGCGAACCCTGGCGCGCGCTCGATTCGCGTGTCCCTGGCACCTTCGCTTGCGGGCCCGCTGCTGGGTGCACTCGACTTCCTCACGTCGTACCCGTATGGCTGCACCGAGCAGACGCTGTCGAGCTTCCTCCCGAACCTGCTGGTGACGCGAGCGCTGGAGCAGTTGAAGATCGCGCCGACAGAGCGGCTCCAGTCGCTCGACCGCCAGGTCTCGGAAGGACTGAAGCGTCTCTACGACTACCAGCACGAGGACGGCGGATGGGGCTGGTGGAAGACAGACGAGAACCATCCGTTCATGACGGCGTACGCGCTCTACGGGCTCATCGAGGCGCGTCGCGCCGGCTTCAAGGTGGACGAATGGCGGCTTCGGAACGGCACGCAGGCCTTGCAGCGCCTCTTCGCCGAGTACCCGAAGGCCGTTCCCGATCTCAAGTCGTACATGGCCTACGTGTTGACGCTGGCCTCGACCGCCGGGCAGCGCGAACCGCAGGAACGCGAGCGGGGCGCCGGGGCTCGACAGTCTCTGGAGGCGGCGTGGACGGCGCGCGATCGAATGTCCGCCTACGGTCAGGCACTGCTCCTCCTGTCGCTCGACGCGACGAAGGACCCACGCGCCAGCCAGGTGGCCGACACGCTCTACGCGAGCGCCGAGAAGAAGGGTGACCTGGTCTGGTGGACGGTCGACCGCGATCCGTTGCTCGACGACTACGGCGACACGAGCGTCGAGGCGACCGCGTTCGTCGTGAAGGCGCTCGTTGCGCGCGACGCGCGCAGCCCGTTGCTGGAACCAGCCGTCCGTTGGCTCCTCCTCAACCGCAACTACGGCGCGTGGTGGTCGAGTACCAAGCAGACGGCGATGGTGTTGTACGGCTTGCTCGACTTCATGAAGGCCCGTAGCGAGGGGGCAGCCAACACGACCGTGGAGGTCGTCGTCAACGGCACCTCGCTGGGCAGTCGCACGTTCACCGCGGCATCGCTCACGGCGCCTGATCCCGTCGTCCTCACGGGGCCGGCGAACGCCGGCACCAACACCGTCGTCCTCCGCAAGAAGGGCGGCGGGACGATCTACTGGTCGGCCAGCGCCGAGTACTTCGACACCGCCGGGCCGTTCGAGCGTACGGGATCACGAAAGCTCGCGATCGTGCGCAAGTACTTCTCCCTTGCGCCGGTGAAGACGGCCAGGGGGATCGTCTACCGGGAGACGCCGTTCACGGGCCAGGCGCAACCCGGCGATCTCCTGCTCGTGCGGGTGAACGCCGCCGGGTCGGCCGACTGGCGCTACCTGATGATCGAGGACCCGTTGCCCGCCGGTGTCGAAGCGATCCAGCAGCGCAGCCTCTACGCGCTCGAGCGGCCGCTCCAGTTCTGGGATGGCAGTCGACGCGAGTATCGCGATGACCGCGTCGTCTTCTTCCAGGAGTCGTTCTCGGCCGGACACTACGAGTACGTCTACCTCCTCAAGGTCACGACGCCCGGAACGTTCAGGGCGATGCCGGCGCAGATCTCAGCGATGTACGTGCCGGGAGCAACCGCCTCGAGTGAACCTCAGACGCTGATTGTGACGCCCGAAGCGTCGCGGCCGGCGGGGCCAAGCGAATGA
- a CDS encoding protein-methionine-sulfoxide reductase heme-binding subunit MsrQ, whose protein sequence is MHLRLIRFLAKPVVFALALLPVLALAAGAVRGTLGANPLEAVTHGTGDWTLRFLLLTLAVTPLRALSGWNAVIRFRRMLGLFAFFYGSLHLLTYVWFDQFFSWSEILRDIPKRPFITVGFTAFVLLVPLAATSTAGMIRRLGGRNWRMLHRVVYLAAAAGVVHYWWLVKADVSRPRLYAATLAALLAARVWIAVRPTSPRSRLSTAATR, encoded by the coding sequence ATGCACCTCCGTCTGATCCGATTCCTGGCGAAGCCCGTCGTCTTCGCCCTCGCGCTGCTGCCCGTCCTCGCGCTTGCGGCCGGCGCCGTCCGAGGGACGCTTGGCGCGAATCCGCTCGAGGCTGTGACGCACGGCACCGGCGACTGGACGCTCCGCTTCCTTCTGCTGACGCTCGCCGTCACGCCGCTGCGCGCGCTGTCGGGATGGAATGCGGTGATCCGGTTCCGCCGGATGCTCGGCCTGTTTGCGTTCTTCTACGGGAGCCTGCACCTGCTCACGTACGTCTGGTTCGATCAGTTCTTTTCCTGGAGCGAGATCCTCCGCGACATTCCCAAGCGGCCGTTCATCACCGTGGGCTTCACGGCCTTCGTGCTACTGGTGCCGCTGGCCGCCACGTCGACCGCTGGGATGATCCGGCGTCTGGGCGGCCGGAACTGGCGCATGCTGCATCGGGTGGTGTATCTCGCGGCGGCGGCCGGAGTGGTTCACTACTGGTGGCTGGTGAAGGCCGACGTCAGCCGGCCTCGCCTCTACGCGGCCACACTCGCGGCACTCCTGGCCGCGCGCGTCTGGATCGCGGTTCGGCCTACTTCGCCCCGCTCGCGACTCTCGACCGCAGCCACGCGATGA
- a CDS encoding CocE/NonD family hydrolase yields the protein MTDTTHATTPLRPNPLRATALAGIACAGLAAVVLAAAGQDPQRAIVIDDTVMVRMRDGVRLAATVYRPHDADRLPTLVTRTPYDRRNDAAEARKLTARGYVVVVQDTRGRFGSEGEFYPFRNEGDDGYDTVEWAAALPHSDGRVGMYGSSYVGATQMLAAVAKPPHLAAIAPGVTGSEYYEGWTYQGGAFAYWFASTWASLLAVDTLDRQALDRLKPAPWVQRLPIDAYPVLDLPDARQLAPYYRDWLEHDRRDEYWRRWKVSDHYGEVTVPALHTTGWYDLFLAGAIENFNGLRAKAATAGARGAQRLEIGPRAHPGVRPDGSVGDVAFGQAAVSDETADLMDWFDFAIKGVANRYATGPPVRIFVMGDNVWRAEQEFPPARAQSIRYYLHAERGATGVAGDGRLATAAPSDERPDTFTYDPANPVPTIGGRLCCGAFTRPGPADQRPNEARADVLVYSTPALDRDLEVTGNVSVELFAASSAVDTDFTAMLVDVEPSGLARLVADGIVRARYRRSTTKAETIVPCATNRYAIDLWATSNVFKAGHRIRLYVSSSNFPRFDRNLNTGEPILGATRAVTARQHVYHDAARPSALLLPVIR from the coding sequence ATGACCGACACGACGCACGCAACGACGCCGTTACGGCCGAACCCCCTTCGCGCGACCGCGCTCGCTGGCATCGCCTGCGCCGGGCTGGCCGCCGTTGTTCTTGCCGCGGCTGGCCAGGATCCGCAGCGGGCGATCGTCATCGATGACACCGTGATGGTGAGGATGCGGGACGGCGTGCGCCTGGCCGCCACGGTGTACCGTCCGCACGACGCCGACCGGCTGCCGACGCTGGTCACCCGCACGCCGTACGACCGCAGGAATGATGCGGCGGAGGCGCGCAAACTGACCGCCCGCGGGTACGTCGTGGTCGTGCAGGACACGCGCGGCCGGTTTGGGTCGGAGGGGGAGTTCTACCCGTTCCGCAACGAGGGCGACGACGGGTACGACACGGTCGAATGGGCGGCGGCGCTGCCGCACTCGGACGGCCGGGTCGGCATGTACGGTTCGTCCTACGTGGGAGCGACACAGATGTTGGCCGCGGTGGCGAAGCCGCCTCATCTTGCGGCCATCGCCCCGGGGGTCACGGGGTCCGAGTACTACGAGGGCTGGACGTACCAGGGTGGTGCGTTCGCCTACTGGTTTGCGAGCACCTGGGCGTCGCTGCTGGCGGTCGACACGCTCGACCGACAGGCGCTCGATCGACTGAAGCCCGCGCCCTGGGTCCAGCGGCTGCCGATCGACGCGTATCCGGTCCTGGATCTGCCCGATGCGCGACAGCTGGCGCCGTATTACCGCGACTGGCTCGAACACGATCGCCGGGATGAGTACTGGCGTCGGTGGAAGGTGTCGGATCACTATGGCGAGGTGACCGTGCCGGCGCTGCACACCACCGGGTGGTACGACCTCTTCCTGGCAGGAGCGATCGAGAACTTCAACGGCCTCCGGGCGAAGGCCGCGACAGCCGGTGCACGCGGCGCCCAGCGTCTCGAGATCGGGCCGCGGGCCCATCCGGGCGTTCGGCCCGACGGCTCCGTGGGCGATGTGGCGTTCGGCCAGGCCGCCGTGAGCGACGAGACCGCGGACCTGATGGACTGGTTCGACTTCGCGATCAAGGGCGTGGCGAACCGCTACGCGACCGGGCCGCCGGTCCGCATCTTCGTGATGGGCGACAACGTGTGGCGGGCCGAGCAGGAGTTTCCGCCGGCGCGGGCGCAGTCGATCCGTTACTACCTCCACGCGGAACGCGGCGCAACTGGCGTCGCGGGCGACGGGCGGCTCGCCACCGCAGCGCCATCCGACGAGAGGCCGGACACCTTCACGTACGATCCGGCGAACCCGGTGCCCACGATCGGCGGGCGCTTGTGCTGCGGCGCGTTCACCCGTCCGGGCCCGGCCGACCAGCGTCCGAACGAGGCGCGCGCGGACGTGCTCGTCTACTCGACGCCTGCGCTCGATCGCGATCTGGAGGTGACGGGCAACGTCTCGGTGGAGTTGTTCGCGGCGAGTTCGGCGGTCGACACCGACTTCACCGCGATGCTGGTGGACGTCGAGCCATCGGGCCTGGCGCGGCTGGTCGCCGACGGCATTGTCCGCGCCCGCTACCGGCGCTCGACGACGAAGGCCGAGACGATCGTCCCGTGCGCGACGAACCGGTATGCCATCGACCTCTGGGCGACGAGCAATGTGTTCAAGGCAGGCCACCGGATCAGGCTCTACGTCTCGAGCAGCAACTTCCCTCGATTCGACAGGAACCTGAACACGGGCGAGCCGATCCTCGGGGCGACGCGAGCGGTGACGGCGCGCCAGCACGTGTATCACGACGCCGCCCGGCCCTCCGCCCTCCTCCTCCCCGTCATTCGCTGA
- a CDS encoding HAMP domain-containing sensor histidine kinase, translating into MIESRDHGSRLLSLAVHELRTPLAVTSGYLRLLLRHFGDNLTDQQRKLVQESDKSCGLMAGLLDELSELAHFDEVQARSHPTPIAIGALLNEVAAGIAEGRDRGVRLAVCALVPDVAVVADPARLGTALGTLLTAVLRERATTGTVVAACHVTQREDTSRDVVIVIGDEATADSLPATHNEPSPSFDDLRGGLGFRLVLAARVIAALGGHMASPIATPGRLGIVVSLPAAPDSPTAA; encoded by the coding sequence ATGATCGAGTCACGCGACCATGGCTCGCGGCTGCTGTCACTTGCCGTCCACGAGCTCCGCACGCCGTTGGCCGTCACCTCCGGCTACCTTCGTCTGCTGCTCCGGCACTTCGGCGACAACCTGACCGACCAGCAGCGCAAGCTCGTGCAGGAGAGCGACAAGTCCTGCGGCCTAATGGCCGGGCTGCTCGACGAGTTGAGTGAGCTCGCCCATTTCGACGAGGTGCAGGCCCGATCGCACCCGACCCCGATTGCCATCGGCGCCCTTCTGAACGAGGTGGCCGCTGGAATCGCGGAGGGGCGCGACCGCGGCGTCCGTCTCGCTGTGTGCGCATTGGTCCCGGATGTCGCGGTGGTGGCCGACCCTGCACGACTCGGCACGGCGCTCGGCACCCTGCTCACAGCCGTGCTGCGCGAGCGGGCGACCACCGGCACCGTTGTTGCGGCCTGCCATGTGACACAACGGGAAGACACGAGCCGGGACGTCGTGATTGTCATCGGCGACGAGGCCACAGCCGATAGTCTGCCCGCAACCCACAACGAGCCCAGTCCTTCGTTCGATGACCTGCGCGGCGGCCTCGGATTCCGGCTGGTGCTCGCCGCGCGGGTGATTGCCGCACTCGGCGGCCACATGGCCTCGCCCATCGCCACCCCGGGCCGGCTTGGCATCGTCGTGTCGCTGCCGGCCGCACCGGACTCGCCGACCGCAGCGTGA
- a CDS encoding DUF1175 family protein yields the protein MRPLLILAAGLSCWFTCASAQIRLVDESDRTAFRAWFLLLADAQFYRPTPDVTDCSGLVRHAVREALRPHTAEWLRRYALPSMPIYPDVRRPPRPRDGAWPLFRVSDDRFAEFADARTIVRYNADARGRSLADTRPGDLLYFHQASGSTPDHLMVVVGRSAFDRSATDWIVYHTGPDGASAGEVRKVRLADLVRHPSPRWRPVPENPIFVGVFRLALL from the coding sequence ATGCGACCGCTGCTGATCCTGGCTGCCGGCCTGTCGTGCTGGTTCACGTGTGCGTCGGCACAGATCCGCCTCGTGGACGAGTCCGACCGCACGGCCTTTCGTGCGTGGTTCCTCCTCCTCGCCGATGCGCAGTTCTACCGGCCGACGCCGGACGTCACCGACTGCTCGGGCCTCGTCCGTCACGCGGTCCGGGAGGCGCTTCGCCCGCACACCGCGGAATGGCTTCGTCGATACGCCCTTCCGTCAATGCCCATCTATCCGGATGTCAGACGGCCGCCGCGGCCACGCGATGGCGCCTGGCCGTTGTTTCGCGTGTCCGACGACCGGTTCGCCGAGTTCGCCGACGCGCGCACGATCGTCCGATATAATGCCGACGCGCGGGGCCGCTCGCTCGCCGATACCCGGCCTGGAGATCTGCTCTATTTTCACCAGGCCTCCGGATCGACGCCGGACCATCTGATGGTCGTGGTGGGACGATCGGCGTTCGATCGCTCGGCAACAGACTGGATCGTGTACCACACGGGACCCGACGGGGCGTCGGCCGGTGAAGTCCGGAAAGTCCGTCTGGCCGACCTGGTTCGCCACCCTTCGCCCCGCTGGCGGCCGGTGCCGGAGAATCCGATCTTCGTTGGCGTCTTCCGACTGGCGCTCCTATGA